The following coding sequences lie in one Cronobacter universalis NCTC 9529 genomic window:
- a CDS encoding YfcZ/YiiS family protein: MTKCSADETPVCCCIDVGTIIDNTDCVASYSRVFENRADADATLAALTAKAREVESEPCQITPRFTEEADGVRLDIDFVFACQAETVIFQLGLR, from the coding sequence ATGACCAAATGCAGTGCTGATGAAACCCCGGTTTGCTGCTGTATTGATGTAGGCACCATTATTGATAACACCGACTGCGTCGCCTCTTACAGTCGCGTGTTTGAAAACCGCGCCGACGCCGACGCCACGCTCGCGGCGCTCACCGCCAAAGCGCGTGAAGTCGAATCCGAGCCGTGCCAGATCACCCCGCGCTTTACCGAAGAAGCCGATGGCGTGCGTCTGGATATCGATTTTGTTTTCGCCTGCCAGGCGGAAACTGTCATTTTCCAGTTAGGCCTGCGTTAA
- the fadL gene encoding long-chain fatty acid transporter FadL codes for MRQKTLFTKSALAVAVAIVSSQAWSAGFQLNEFSASGLGRAYSGEGAMADDAGNVSRNPALITMFDRPTFSGGAIFVDPDVNVSGQSRTGRSLDADNIAPTAWVPNLHFVAPINEQFGWGASVTSNYGLATEYNNDYAAGSVGGKTDLETLNLNLSGAYRLDNHWSFGVGFDAVYARAKIERYAGDLTQSLGPSLPGLVQAGLIDPQTAQSLAGVTSDTQIAHLKGDEWGFGWNAGILYELDKNNRYALTYRSEVKIDFDGDYKSSLPAGLNPVNAALGLGLPYGTGGSTTGGSLTLNLPEMWEVSGYNRIAPQWAIHYSLTYTSWSQFQELKATNNNGDTLFKKEEKYRDAYRIALGTTYYMDDNWTFRTGIAFDDSPVPEQQRSISIPDQDRLWLSAGTTYAFNEDASVDAGVSYMHGQHVEFTEGSYTFKSEGKAWLYGMNFNYRF; via the coding sequence ATGCGCCAGAAAACCCTGTTTACCAAATCTGCTTTAGCAGTCGCAGTGGCAATCGTGTCTTCTCAGGCCTGGTCCGCAGGTTTCCAGTTAAACGAATTCTCTGCCTCCGGTCTGGGCCGTGCCTATTCCGGTGAAGGCGCTATGGCGGATGACGCAGGCAACGTCAGCCGTAACCCGGCGCTGATTACCATGTTCGATCGCCCGACATTCTCCGGCGGCGCGATTTTCGTCGACCCGGATGTGAATGTGTCTGGTCAATCCCGTACGGGCCGCAGCCTGGACGCCGATAACATCGCGCCGACCGCCTGGGTGCCAAACCTGCACTTTGTCGCGCCGATTAACGAGCAGTTTGGCTGGGGGGCGTCCGTCACCTCCAACTATGGCCTTGCGACTGAATATAACAACGACTATGCGGCAGGTTCCGTAGGCGGCAAAACCGACCTCGAAACGCTCAACCTGAACCTCAGCGGCGCCTATCGCCTCGATAACCACTGGAGCTTCGGTGTGGGCTTCGACGCCGTGTATGCGCGCGCGAAAATCGAGCGTTACGCGGGCGATCTTACACAAAGCCTCGGCCCAAGCTTACCGGGCCTTGTGCAAGCAGGTCTGATTGATCCCCAGACGGCACAGTCACTGGCTGGCGTTACCAGCGATACCCAGATTGCGCATCTTAAAGGCGACGAGTGGGGCTTTGGCTGGAACGCCGGTATTCTTTATGAGCTGGATAAGAACAACCGCTACGCACTGACTTACCGGTCAGAAGTGAAAATCGACTTTGACGGCGACTATAAGAGCAGCCTGCCGGCAGGTCTGAATCCTGTTAACGCCGCACTGGGTCTTGGTCTTCCTTACGGCACAGGCGGCAGCACCACCGGCGGCTCGCTGACCCTGAACCTGCCTGAAATGTGGGAAGTCTCTGGTTATAACCGTATCGCGCCGCAGTGGGCGATTCACTATAGCCTGACCTACACCAGCTGGAGCCAGTTCCAGGAGCTGAAAGCGACCAACAACAACGGCGATACGCTGTTTAAGAAAGAAGAAAAATACCGGGACGCATACCGCATCGCCCTTGGCACCACCTATTATATGGACGACAACTGGACCTTCCGTACCGGTATCGCCTTTGATGACAGCCCGGTGCCAGAGCAGCAGCGCTCCATCTCGATTCCTGACCAGGATCGTCTCTGGCTGAGCGCCGGTACAACTTACGCCTTCAATGAAGACGCCTCTGTGGATGCCGGTGTGTCTTATATGCACGGCCAGCATGTTGAATTCACCGAAGGCTCGTACACCTTCAAATCTGAAGGTAAAGCCTGGCTGTATGGCATGAACTTTAACTACCGTTTCTGA
- the fadI gene encoding acetyl-CoA C-acyltransferase FadI — protein sequence MSQALPLVTRQGDRIAIVSGLRTPFARQATAYHGVPAVDLGKMVVGELLARSEIPPEVIEQLVFGQVVQMPEAPNIAREIVLGTGMSVHTDAYSVSRACATSFQAVANVAESLMAGTIRAGIAGGADSSSVLPIGVSKKLARTLVDANKARTAGQRLKLFSRLRLRDLLPVPPAVAEYSTGLRMGDTAEQMAKTHGITREQQDALAHRSHQLAAQAWAEGKLRDEVMTAYTPPYREPLSEDNNIRKTSSLADYAKLRPAFDRKHGTVTAANSTPLTDGAAAVILMTESRVRELGLTPLGYLRSYAFTAVDVWQDMLLGPAWSTPLALERAGLTMADLTLIDMHEAFASQTLTNLKLMASERFAREVLGRSQATGEVDESKFNVLGGSIAYGHPFAATGARMITQTLNELRRRGGGFGLVTACAAGGLGAAMVLEAE from the coding sequence ATGAGTCAGGCACTACCGCTGGTCACCCGTCAGGGGGATCGCATTGCCATTGTCAGTGGGTTACGCACGCCTTTCGCCCGTCAGGCGACGGCGTACCACGGCGTTCCGGCGGTCGATCTCGGTAAAATGGTGGTCGGCGAACTGCTGGCCCGCAGCGAAATCCCGCCTGAAGTTATTGAACAGCTCGTCTTCGGCCAGGTGGTGCAAATGCCGGAAGCGCCCAACATCGCGCGCGAAATCGTGCTCGGCACCGGCATGAGCGTCCATACCGACGCCTACAGCGTCAGCCGCGCCTGCGCCACCAGTTTTCAGGCGGTGGCGAACGTCGCCGAAAGCCTGATGGCGGGCACTATCCGCGCCGGGATCGCCGGCGGGGCCGATTCTTCCTCCGTGCTGCCTATCGGCGTCAGTAAAAAACTGGCGCGCACGCTGGTGGACGCGAATAAAGCCCGCACCGCCGGGCAGCGCCTGAAGCTCTTCTCGCGCCTGCGTCTGCGTGACCTGCTGCCGGTGCCGCCCGCCGTGGCGGAATATTCCACCGGGCTTCGCATGGGCGACACCGCCGAGCAGATGGCGAAAACGCACGGCATCACCCGCGAACAGCAGGACGCGCTGGCGCATCGCTCGCACCAGCTGGCGGCGCAGGCGTGGGCGGAGGGCAAATTGCGCGATGAAGTGATGACCGCTTACACGCCGCCGTACCGCGAGCCGCTCAGCGAAGATAACAATATCCGCAAAACCTCGTCGCTGGCCGATTACGCGAAACTGCGCCCGGCGTTCGACCGTAAACACGGCACCGTGACTGCCGCCAACAGCACGCCGCTCACCGACGGCGCGGCGGCGGTGATTCTGATGACGGAATCCCGCGTCCGCGAACTCGGCCTGACGCCGCTCGGCTATCTGCGCAGCTACGCTTTTACCGCGGTGGATGTCTGGCAGGACATGCTGCTGGGCCCGGCCTGGTCGACGCCGCTGGCGCTGGAGCGCGCCGGACTGACGATGGCCGATCTCACGCTTATTGATATGCATGAGGCTTTCGCCTCGCAAACGCTCACCAACCTGAAGCTGATGGCGAGCGAGCGTTTCGCCCGCGAGGTGCTGGGCCGCAGCCAGGCCACCGGCGAAGTAGATGAAAGTAAATTTAACGTGCTCGGCGGATCTATCGCCTACGGGCACCCGTTTGCCGCCACCGGCGCGCGAATGATCACCCAGACGCTCAATGAACTACGCCGCCGCGGCGGCGGTTTCGGGCTGGTCACCGCCTGCGCGGCGGGCGGGCTCGGCGCGGCAATGGTACTGGAGGCCGAATAA
- the mlaA gene encoding phospholipid-binding lipoprotein MlaA, whose amino-acid sequence MNFRLTGLALAATLLVGCASSSEPQQGRSDPFEGFNRTMFAFNYDVVDPYVLRPVAVAWRDYVPQPARNGLGNFTSNLEEPASMLNKFLQGDPYQGMVHFTRFFLNTLLGMGGFIDVAGMANPKLQREEPHRFGSTLGTYGVGYGPYVQLPFYGSFTLREDVGDMADTTYPVLSWLTWPLSLGKWAVEGVETRAQLLDSDGLLRQSSDPYILVREAYFQRHDFIANGGKLKPNENPNAQAIEGDLKDIDSE is encoded by the coding sequence ATGAACTTTCGCCTTACCGGGCTTGCGCTGGCGGCCACGCTTTTAGTGGGCTGCGCCAGTTCGTCAGAGCCGCAGCAAGGGCGTTCCGACCCCTTCGAAGGGTTCAACCGCACCATGTTTGCCTTTAACTATGACGTGGTGGACCCTTATGTGCTGCGCCCGGTGGCTGTCGCCTGGCGCGACTACGTGCCGCAACCGGCGCGCAACGGGCTGGGCAACTTCACCAGCAACCTGGAAGAACCCGCTTCGATGCTTAATAAATTCCTGCAGGGCGACCCCTACCAGGGGATGGTGCACTTCACCCGTTTCTTCCTGAATACCCTGCTGGGGATGGGCGGTTTTATCGACGTGGCCGGTATGGCGAACCCGAAACTGCAGCGCGAAGAACCGCACCGTTTCGGCAGCACGCTTGGCACCTATGGCGTCGGTTACGGGCCGTATGTGCAGTTGCCGTTCTACGGCAGCTTTACGCTGCGTGAAGATGTCGGCGATATGGCGGATACCACTTATCCGGTGCTCTCCTGGCTGACCTGGCCGCTGTCGCTCGGTAAATGGGCGGTGGAAGGCGTGGAGACCCGCGCGCAACTGCTGGATTCCGACGGCCTGCTGCGCCAGTCTTCCGATCCTTACATTCTGGTGCGTGAGGCCTACTTCCAGCGTCACGACTTTATCGCCAATGGCGGTAAGCTCAAGCCGAATGAAAACCCGAACGCGCAGGCGATCGAAGGGGATCTTAAGGATATCGATTCGGAATAA
- the ccmI gene encoding c-type cytochrome biogenesis protein CcmI, protein MVIVVLLAGVAALVFWPWRDKRAISRDALNRTLYYSRLRELDEEPPEARQALEVELQHSLLADIPGPRAQKTSHTGNGALLAGVLLVVAVSGGLFMATHSLKQVNDWQAAARETPALVARVMDPHAAPLTVEELTRLGLGLRTRLQDDPHNGAGWAMLGRIGMVLNNADTATEAFKRAWQLNSQSTEARLDYAEVLARSTQPDDNRLGEQMLKEVAAQAPDNLRAQGLLAFSAFRQQRYTEAIAIWQAMVARLPPDDARRAAVMRGIAQARVDSGMDNARLAVKITLSPVSKKALPDKGILFISVTDGASNVPVLVKKLPLGHFPLTITLNDADAMLPDRGLEHVTQGIVKVHISRDGNAAVQPGDWTGERRFTTLNPASPVEVLVAPSPSGAG, encoded by the coding sequence GCTTGACGAGGAGCCGCCCGAGGCTCGTCAGGCGCTAGAGGTGGAGTTGCAGCACAGCCTGCTGGCGGATATTCCCGGGCCGCGCGCGCAGAAAACGAGTCATACGGGTAATGGTGCGTTGCTGGCAGGCGTGCTGCTGGTTGTGGCGGTGAGCGGCGGGCTGTTCATGGCGACGCATAGCCTTAAACAGGTGAATGACTGGCAGGCGGCGGCGCGCGAGACGCCGGCGCTTGTGGCGCGCGTGATGGACCCGCACGCGGCGCCGCTCACGGTGGAGGAGCTGACGCGCCTCGGGCTTGGGCTGCGCACGCGTTTGCAGGACGACCCGCATAACGGCGCAGGCTGGGCGATGCTCGGGCGCATCGGTATGGTGCTCAATAACGCCGATACCGCCACAGAGGCGTTTAAACGCGCCTGGCAGCTCAATTCGCAAAGCACCGAAGCGCGGCTCGACTATGCTGAAGTGCTGGCGCGCTCAACGCAGCCGGACGATAACCGCCTCGGCGAGCAAATGCTAAAAGAGGTCGCGGCGCAGGCACCTGATAATCTGCGCGCGCAGGGGCTGCTCGCCTTCAGCGCGTTTCGCCAGCAGCGCTATACAGAGGCGATTGCCATCTGGCAGGCGATGGTGGCGCGCCTGCCGCCGGACGATGCGCGCCGTGCGGCGGTAATGCGCGGCATTGCGCAGGCGCGGGTGGACAGCGGCATGGACAACGCGAGACTGGCTGTTAAAATCACGCTCTCACCCGTTTCGAAAAAAGCCTTGCCGGATAAAGGGATACTCTTTATCAGCGTGACGGATGGCGCATCAAACGTACCGGTGTTGGTGAAAAAATTGCCGCTGGGCCATTTTCCGCTGACAATTACGCTTAATGACGCCGACGCGATGCTCCCGGACCGGGGGCTTGAACACGTCACGCAGGGCATCGTGAAGGTGCATATTTCCCGGGACGGCAACGCGGCCGTGCAGCCGGGAGACTGGACAGGCGAGCGCCGTTTCACCACGCTCAATCCGGCTTCGCCGGTGGAAGTCCTGGTCGCGCCTTCGCCATCAGGAGCGGGTTAG